In a genomic window of Muntiacus reevesi chromosome 1, mMunRee1.1, whole genome shotgun sequence:
- the LOC136167388 gene encoding olfactory receptor 2T8-like — protein sequence MENWNITADFILLGLFNHTGAHRFLFVLVLIIAFTSLVGNTLMLFLILLDPRLHRPMYFLLSQLSLMDLMLISTIVPKMAVDYLTGKKFISPAGCGFQIFFFVTLGGGEFFILVAMSYDRYVAVCHPLRYPVLMSWKLCLSMILGSWFLGTADGLMQAAATLNFSFCRTHEIDHFFCEAPTLVRLACADTSVFEYVMYICCVLMLLIPIFLILISYCLILAAVLQMHSNEARKKAFATCSSHLSVVGLFFGAGIFTYMRPKSYRSANYNKVVSVYYTIFTPVLNPLIYSLRNSEVKGALRKCMD from the coding sequence ATGGAAAACTGGAATATCACTGCAGACTTCATTCTCCTAGGTCTCTTTAACCACACTGGAGCCCACCGATTTCTCTTTGTGTTGGTTCTTATCATTGCCTTCACTTCCCTAGTTGGCAATACCCTCATGCTTTTCCTGATTCTCCTGGACCCCCGACTCCACAGGCCCATGTACTTCCTACTGAGCCAACTCTCCCTCATGGACCTGATGCTGATTTCCACCATTGTGCCCAAAATGGCTGTTGACTATTTGACTGGAAAGAAGTTCATCTCCCCTGCTGGCTGTGGGTTCCAGATCTTCTTTTTCGTCACTTTAGGAGGGGGTGAGTTCTTCATCCTAGTAGCTAtgtcctatgaccgctatgttgcTGTTTGTCATCCACTGAGATACCCAGTCCTCATGAGTTGGAAATTATGCCTAAGTATGATTTTGGGGTCTTGGTTCCTTGGCACAGCTGATGGGCTCATGCAGGCTGCAGCTACCTTGAACTTCTCATTTTGCAGGACACATGAGATCGATCACTTCTTTTGTGAGGCCCCCACTCTTGTGCGTTTGGCTTGTGCTGACACTTCTGTCTTTGAGTATGTCATGTACATCTGCTGTGTGTTAATGCTCCTGATCCCCATTTTCCTCATCTTGATCTCCTATTGTCTCATCCTTGCTGCTGTTCTCCAGATGCATTCTAATGAAGCCCGCAAGAAGGCATTTGCCACCTGCTCTTCACACCTGTCTGTGGTGGGACTTTTTTTTGGAGCTGGCATTTTTACCTACATGAGACCTAAATCCTACAGGTCAGCTAACTACAATAAGGTTGTGTCAGTGTACTATACTATCTTCACCCCTGTGCTGAACCCCCTCATCTATAGTCTGAGGAACAGTGAAGTCAAGGGAGCTCTGAGAAAGTGTATGGACTGA